In Bacillota bacterium, one DNA window encodes the following:
- a CDS encoding cell division protein FtsH has translation MNRFLRGIGIYLLVAIIAVYIVSSLYTTQERRYEATFSEFMQWVQANRVDSVVLVGEQRVEGRLRDGTLFVTYVPAGTTNLGTELLQRGILVDARPEPAAPLWVSFLPQLLTIGVFVLFWIFLMNQMQGGSNRAMSFGKARAKLHTEERTKVRFDDVAGLNEAKEELMEIVEFLKHPKRFAELGAKIPKGVLLVGPPGTGKTLLAKAVAGEAGVPFFSISGSDFVEMFVGVGASRVRDLFETAKKNAPCIVFIDELDAVGRQRGAGLGGGHDEREQTLNQLLVEMDGFESTTGVIVMAATNRPDVLDPALLRPGRFDRKIVVDRPDVKGREAILRVHARNKPLAADVSLEVLARRTPGFSGADLESVMNEGAILAARRGRKEITMADLEEAIDRVMMGPARKGRILTERVKEVYAYHEAGHAIVAHYLPHAMPVHKVTIVGRGMAGGYTQFLPDEDRGYLLTRSELLDELATALGGRAAEEIKFNEVSTGAKGDLEQVTNLARKMVMEWGMSDRLGPQAFGHPIEENIFLGRDIVRDRNYSEEVAAAIDAEVRRFIEEAHQRAREILERHWDKVVAVAEALKERETLTRREFLEVIGETELAEKEAAEEARIAAERVKAEEAARAAAAVETVGVGLQEAEQERPGLLEKGKQPKPAIGIE, from the coding sequence TTGAATCGATTTTTGAGAGGCATCGGCATCTACCTGCTCGTCGCCATAATCGCCGTCTACATCGTCAGCAGCCTCTACACGACGCAGGAACGCCGCTATGAGGCCACGTTCTCCGAGTTCATGCAATGGGTGCAGGCCAACCGGGTCGACTCCGTGGTTCTGGTGGGCGAGCAGCGGGTCGAAGGGCGGTTGCGGGACGGCACGCTCTTCGTGACGTACGTGCCGGCCGGCACGACCAATTTGGGCACGGAGCTGCTCCAGCGCGGCATCTTGGTGGACGCGCGGCCGGAGCCGGCGGCGCCGCTGTGGGTCTCGTTCCTGCCGCAGCTGCTGACCATCGGCGTGTTCGTCCTGTTCTGGATCTTCCTCATGAACCAGATGCAAGGCGGCAGCAACCGCGCCATGTCCTTCGGCAAGGCTCGCGCCAAGCTGCACACCGAGGAGCGCACCAAGGTGCGCTTCGACGACGTGGCCGGCTTGAACGAGGCCAAAGAAGAGCTCATGGAGATCGTCGAGTTCTTGAAGCATCCGAAGCGGTTCGCCGAACTGGGCGCGAAAATTCCGAAGGGCGTGCTGCTGGTGGGGCCGCCGGGCACCGGCAAGACGCTGCTGGCGAAAGCGGTAGCCGGCGAGGCGGGGGTGCCGTTCTTCAGCATCAGCGGTTCCGACTTCGTCGAGATGTTCGTCGGCGTCGGCGCTTCGCGGGTGCGCGATTTGTTTGAGACGGCCAAGAAGAACGCGCCGTGCATCGTGTTCATCGACGAGCTGGACGCGGTGGGCCGGCAGCGCGGCGCGGGGCTCGGCGGGGGCCACGACGAGCGGGAGCAAACGTTGAACCAGCTGCTGGTGGAGATGGACGGCTTCGAGTCCACTACCGGCGTCATCGTCATGGCCGCGACGAACCGGCCGGACGTGCTGGACCCGGCGCTGCTGCGGCCGGGGCGGTTTGACCGCAAGATCGTGGTCGATCGCCCGGACGTCAAGGGCCGCGAAGCCATCTTGCGGGTGCACGCCCGCAACAAGCCGCTGGCCGCGGACGTGTCGCTGGAGGTGCTGGCCCGGCGCACGCCTGGCTTCTCCGGCGCCGACCTGGAGAGCGTCATGAACGAAGGCGCCATCCTGGCGGCTCGGCGGGGCCGCAAGGAAATCACGATGGCGGATCTGGAGGAAGCCATCGACCGGGTGATGATGGGTCCGGCGCGCAAAGGCCGCATCCTGACCGAACGCGTCAAGGAAGTGTACGCCTACCACGAGGCGGGGCACGCCATCGTGGCGCACTACTTGCCCCACGCCATGCCGGTGCACAAGGTGACCATCGTGGGACGGGGCATGGCCGGCGGCTACACCCAGTTCCTGCCCGATGAGGACCGCGGGTACCTGCTGACCCGCTCCGAGCTCCTGGACGAGCTGGCCACGGCGCTGGGCGGCCGCGCGGCCGAGGAGATCAAGTTCAACGAGGTCAGCACCGGCGCCAAGGGCGACTTGGAGCAGGTGACGAACCTGGCCCGCAAGATGGTCATGGAGTGGGGCATGAGCGACCGGCTGGGCCCGCAGGCTTTCGGGCACCCGATCGAGGAGAACATCTTCCTGGGCCGCGACATCGTTCGCGACCGCAACTACAGCGAGGAAGTCGCGGCGGCTATCGACGCCGAGGTGCGGCGGTTCATCGAGGAGGCCCACCAGCGGGCGCGCGAGATTCTGGAGCGGCACTGGGACAAGGTGGTGGCCGTCGCCGAGGCGCTGAAGGAGCGCGAGACGTTGACGCGGCGTGAGTTCCTGGAGGTCATCGGCGAAACCGAGCTGGCCGAGAAGGAGGCCGCGGAAGAGGCGCGCATCGCTGCGGAGCGGGTCAAGGCCGAGGAGGCGGCGCGGGCTGCGGCGGCGGTGGAGACCGTGGGCGTGGGCCTGCAGGAGGCCGAACAGGAGCGGCCGGGCCTGCTGGAGAAAGGCAAGCAGCCGAAGCCGGCCATCGGCATCGAATAA
- the folB gene encoding dihydroneopterin aldolase, whose amino-acid sequence MADRIRLANMVFYAYHGAFDAERQLGQRFEVDVDLYTDLRGPGQSDQLADALNYVDVYNLVKNVVTGQPYNLLEALAERIAAALLAAFEVDEVTVRVRKPGAPVGGLLDYAEVEITRAKPRPA is encoded by the coding sequence GTGGCCGACCGGATTCGCCTGGCCAACATGGTCTTCTACGCTTATCACGGCGCGTTTGACGCCGAGCGGCAGCTGGGGCAGCGCTTCGAGGTGGACGTGGACCTGTACACCGATTTGCGCGGGCCGGGGCAAAGCGACCAGCTGGCCGACGCGCTCAATTACGTCGACGTGTACAACCTTGTAAAGAACGTAGTCACGGGTCAGCCGTACAACTTGCTGGAAGCGCTGGCCGAGCGGATCGCGGCCGCGCTGCTGGCGGCCTTCGAGGTCGATGAGGTGACGGTGCGGGTGCGCAAGCCGGGAGCGCCCGTGGGCGGGCTGCTGGACTACGCGGAAGTGGAAATTACGCGCGCGAAGCCGCGGCCGGCGTAA
- a CDS encoding biotin--[acetyl-CoA-carboxylase] ligase — MGGGGVLGQRIIRLEETGSTNDDAKRLAREGAPEGTVIVAERQTAGRGRHGRRWFAPPGTALTFSVILRPPVAFGQAPLLAFLAAAAVREAAEAALAESTPGAAENEHGQGRRWTEPVLVKWPNDVVVGGRKLCGVLVETSAAETAAGPARLPWCVVGVGVNVNQREEDFPAPLRGQATSLRCLAGREFDRERLLRHILAGMERRYQVIAARGFQELLDETRRWSATVGRPVQVLEADGSAWDGFAVDIGDDGALLVRPAGADDGRLVALYAADVSVRPAAAEKKPDPERAEAPAAPEAAF; from the coding sequence GTGGGCGGAGGCGGCGTCTTGGGGCAGCGCATCATTCGCCTGGAGGAAACGGGTTCGACCAACGACGACGCGAAGCGCCTGGCGCGGGAAGGCGCGCCGGAAGGCACCGTCATCGTCGCGGAGCGGCAGACGGCGGGCCGCGGCCGGCACGGGCGCCGGTGGTTCGCCCCGCCGGGCACGGCGTTGACGTTTTCCGTAATCTTGCGGCCGCCCGTCGCTTTCGGCCAGGCGCCACTTTTGGCCTTTCTTGCGGCCGCGGCGGTGCGGGAGGCGGCGGAAGCGGCGCTGGCGGAAAGCACGCCGGGTGCGGCGGAAAACGAACACGGCCAGGGCCGCCGCTGGACAGAACCGGTGCTGGTGAAATGGCCCAACGACGTCGTGGTCGGCGGGCGGAAGCTGTGCGGCGTGCTGGTCGAGACGAGCGCGGCGGAGACGGCCGCCGGGCCGGCGCGGCTGCCGTGGTGCGTGGTGGGCGTGGGCGTCAACGTCAACCAGCGGGAGGAGGACTTTCCGGCGCCGCTGCGCGGGCAGGCCACGTCGCTGCGCTGCCTGGCGGGGCGGGAGTTTGACCGGGAGCGGCTGCTGCGGCACATCCTCGCGGGGATGGAACGCCGCTACCAGGTCATCGCCGCGCGCGGCTTCCAGGAACTCCTGGACGAAACGCGCCGCTGGTCGGCCACGGTGGGCCGGCCGGTGCAAGTCCTGGAAGCGGACGGCTCGGCCTGGGACGGCTTCGCGGTGGACATCGGCGACGACGGGGCGCTGTTGGTTCGGCCCGCGGGCGCGGACGACGGCCGGCTGGTCGCCTTGTACGCGGCGGACGTGTCGGTGCGGCCGGCCGCGGCGGAAAAGAAGCCAGACCCGGAGCGCGCGGAGGCTCCAGCGGCGCCCGAAGCGGCATTCTAA
- the trmFO gene encoding methylenetetrahydrofolate--tRNA-(uracil(54)-C(5))-methyltransferase (FADH(2)-oxidizing) TrmFO: MSRRIIVIGGGLAGSEAAWQAANLGVDVDLYEMRPERRTPVHHTHYLAELVCTNSLGSNLFNTASGVLKNEMRLLGSLIIAAADAHPVPAGGALAVDRELFAATVTQVLESHPRIRIHRQEVTEIPSGAPVVIATGPLTSDKLAAAIQAFTGEYDLYFYDAAAPIVSADSIDWEKGFWGSRYGRGGSDDYFNCPLTKEEYEAFYDALVKAEVHPGHLEDEMKVFEGCIPIEDLAARGRDTLRFGPMKPVGLIDPRTGKRPYAVVQLRRENREGTLFNLVGFQTRMRWGEQKRIVRMIPALANAEIVRYGVMHRNTFINSPRVLLPTYQVKKDPRVFFAGQITGVEGYVESASSGLLAGINAARLALGQEPLTLPRGTMMGALAHYITSADPEHFQPMNANFGLLPPLENPPRDKQERRQRMAELALETMRRFIAENGLQPPTPRVHAAAGERA; this comes from the coding sequence GTGTCCCGGCGGATCATCGTGATCGGAGGCGGCTTGGCCGGCTCCGAGGCCGCATGGCAAGCCGCGAATTTGGGCGTGGACGTGGATTTGTACGAGATGCGGCCGGAGCGGCGCACGCCTGTTCATCATACCCACTATTTGGCCGAGCTCGTTTGCACCAACTCGCTAGGGTCCAATCTGTTCAACACGGCCAGCGGGGTGCTGAAGAATGAGATGCGGCTTCTGGGGTCCCTCATCATCGCCGCGGCCGACGCGCATCCCGTGCCGGCCGGCGGCGCGCTGGCGGTAGACCGCGAGCTTTTCGCCGCCACGGTCACTCAGGTATTGGAATCTCACCCGCGCATCCGCATTCACCGGCAGGAAGTGACGGAGATCCCGTCCGGCGCGCCGGTGGTCATCGCCACGGGGCCGTTGACGTCCGACAAGCTGGCCGCAGCCATCCAGGCGTTTACGGGCGAGTACGACTTGTACTTCTACGACGCCGCGGCGCCCATCGTCTCGGCGGATTCCATCGACTGGGAGAAGGGCTTCTGGGGGTCGCGCTACGGCCGCGGCGGCAGCGACGACTATTTCAACTGCCCGCTGACGAAAGAAGAATACGAGGCGTTTTACGACGCGCTGGTAAAGGCCGAAGTGCACCCGGGACACCTGGAAGACGAAATGAAAGTGTTCGAGGGCTGCATACCCATCGAAGATTTGGCGGCCCGCGGGCGCGACACGCTGCGCTTCGGGCCCATGAAGCCGGTGGGGCTCATTGACCCGCGCACGGGCAAGCGGCCCTACGCCGTCGTTCAGCTGCGGCGGGAAAACCGGGAGGGCACGCTCTTCAACCTGGTGGGCTTTCAGACCCGCATGCGCTGGGGCGAGCAGAAGCGCATCGTGCGCATGATCCCGGCGCTGGCCAACGCGGAAATCGTGCGCTACGGCGTGATGCACCGCAATACTTTCATCAACTCGCCGCGGGTGCTGCTGCCCACGTACCAGGTGAAGAAAGACCCGCGGGTGTTCTTCGCCGGGCAGATTACGGGCGTGGAAGGCTACGTGGAGTCAGCTTCTTCGGGCCTCCTGGCGGGCATCAACGCCGCGCGGCTGGCGCTGGGCCAAGAGCCCCTGACGCTGCCGCGGGGAACGATGATGGGCGCGCTGGCTCACTACATCACCAGCGCCGATCCGGAGCATTTCCAGCCCATGAACGCCAATTTCGGACTGCTGCCGCCTCTGGAAAACCCGCCGCGGGACAAGCAGGAGCGGCGGCAACGGATGGCGGAGCTGGCGTTGGAGACGATGCGGCGGTTCATTGCGGAGAACGGCCTGCAGCCGCCGACCCCGCGGGTGCACGCGGCGGCGGGAGAGCGCGCGTAG
- a CDS encoding pseudouridine-5-phosphate glycosidase, which translates to MRRQSVPMIVKEDVAQALAEGRAVVALESSIIAQGMPYPANVETALQVEETIRRAGAVPATTAVLDGALRVGLSPAEIERLGTAKDAVKVGRRDLARALVTKAAGGTTVSATTTIAALAGIRVFATGGIGGVHRGWARHMDISADLRAMAESPVTVVCSGAKAFLDLPATLELLESLSVCVIGYRTSVFPSFYSRDTDLVLEHRVDDVADIAAQMAYQDALGLREGILVVNPVPEEHEVPRAVIDAAIEQALRDAEARGIVGKAVTPFVLARIKDITGGDSLKANTALVINNARLAAEIAVAYAELVRRNG; encoded by the coding sequence ATGCGGAGGCAATCCGTGCCGATGATTGTCAAAGAGGACGTGGCGCAGGCGCTGGCGGAAGGCCGCGCCGTGGTCGCGCTGGAGTCCAGCATCATCGCCCAGGGCATGCCGTATCCGGCCAATGTCGAGACGGCGCTGCAGGTGGAGGAAACGATTCGCCGGGCCGGCGCCGTGCCGGCCACGACGGCCGTCCTGGACGGCGCGCTGCGGGTCGGTTTGTCGCCGGCGGAAATCGAGCGGCTCGGTACCGCCAAGGACGCCGTGAAAGTGGGCCGGCGCGACCTGGCCCGGGCGCTGGTGACGAAAGCGGCGGGCGGCACGACGGTCTCGGCCACCACCACCATCGCGGCCCTGGCCGGCATCCGCGTCTTCGCCACGGGCGGCATCGGCGGCGTCCACCGAGGCTGGGCGCGGCACATGGACATCTCAGCGGACTTGCGGGCCATGGCTGAATCGCCCGTCACCGTCGTTTGCAGCGGCGCGAAGGCGTTTCTCGACTTGCCGGCGACGCTGGAGCTGCTGGAGTCGCTGTCCGTGTGCGTGATCGGCTACCGGACCAGCGTCTTTCCTTCGTTCTACAGCCGCGACACGGACCTCGTCCTCGAGCACCGCGTCGACGACGTAGCCGACATCGCGGCGCAGATGGCGTATCAGGACGCCTTGGGGCTGCGCGAAGGCATTCTGGTGGTGAACCCGGTTCCGGAGGAGCACGAGGTGCCGCGCGCCGTCATCGACGCCGCCATCGAGCAGGCGCTGCGGGACGCGGAAGCGCGGGGCATCGTGGGTAAGGCGGTAACGCCTTTTGTGTTGGCGCGGATCAAGGACATCACGGGCGGCGACAGCCTGAAGGCCAACACCGCGCTGGTGATCAACAACGCCCGGCTCGCCGCGGAGATCGCCGTCGCCTACGCGGAACTGGTTCGCCGCAACGGCTGA
- a CDS encoding peptidase: protein MSRTVKPYGLWTSPVTAAVVARGVSLSDVRWAAPEGGPLRLVWLERRAGKGVLVATDGGHAPFEVTADFNVKAKLGYGGGDFSTFGDDVFFVADGRIYRQPIAGGDARPITPPFGQAASPTPSPDGRFVAFVHSAERRDCVAVVDAAGRLWPQKILQGDDFYMQPAWHPSGRMLAAIAWNHPHMPWDSTELRLVRLRFWDGDDPVPPVAAETTVVAGGPSESVQQPVFSPDGRYLAYVSDRSGYWHLYLYDLETGRHTQLTEGPYEHGQPPWVQGIRTYGFAPDGQSIFYLRSDAGFCSLWQCVLEDEQGRLAPRHRRVEGVFDEYPDLSQIAVAPAPDEAGRVAVACIASAPSIPPRIVAGRLAPDKEAEGPAPPTVLRGPAALIVRRSQWENFEPGALAQPRPVQWTSAGGATVYGLYYAPTNPHFTAEGLPPAVISVHGGPTSQAVPEFNPRVQWFATRGYAVLEVNYRGSTGYGRAYREQLKGRWGIVDVEDAVSGAEFLVREGLADRGRLVIMGGSAGGYTVLRALITHPGFFKAGLCLYGVADLFALASDTHKLEERYTDSLVGPLPEAAALYRELSPVFHARRIKDPVAIFQGTDDPVVTKAQADALVAALKESGAPYEYHVYEGEGHGWSKPETIEKFYAAVDAFLRKYVVFA from the coding sequence ATGTCTCGTACCGTCAAGCCTTACGGACTGTGGACCAGCCCGGTCACCGCCGCCGTGGTGGCGCGCGGCGTTTCGTTGAGCGACGTGCGCTGGGCGGCGCCGGAAGGCGGCCCGCTGCGCTTGGTCTGGCTGGAGCGCCGGGCCGGCAAAGGGGTCTTGGTGGCCACGGACGGCGGCCACGCGCCGTTCGAGGTGACGGCCGACTTCAACGTCAAGGCGAAGCTAGGCTACGGCGGCGGGGACTTCTCCACCTTCGGGGACGACGTCTTCTTCGTCGCCGACGGCCGCATTTACCGGCAACCCATCGCGGGTGGCGACGCGCGGCCCATCACGCCGCCCTTCGGGCAGGCTGCATCGCCCACTCCTTCGCCCGACGGGCGCTTCGTCGCGTTCGTGCACAGCGCCGAGCGACGGGACTGCGTCGCCGTCGTCGACGCGGCAGGGCGGCTGTGGCCGCAAAAGATCTTGCAAGGCGACGATTTCTACATGCAGCCCGCCTGGCATCCGAGCGGGCGGATGCTGGCCGCGATCGCGTGGAATCACCCGCACATGCCGTGGGACAGCACCGAATTGCGCCTCGTGCGGCTGCGCTTCTGGGACGGCGACGACCCGGTGCCGCCCGTGGCCGCCGAGACGACGGTCGTGGCCGGCGGGCCGTCCGAATCGGTGCAGCAGCCCGTCTTCTCCCCCGACGGGCGGTACCTGGCGTACGTGTCGGACCGCTCGGGCTACTGGCACCTGTACCTGTACGATCTCGAGACGGGCCGGCACACGCAGCTGACCGAGGGGCCGTACGAGCACGGCCAGCCCCCGTGGGTGCAAGGTATCCGCACGTACGGTTTTGCGCCCGACGGCCAGTCGATCTTTTACCTCCGCAGCGACGCGGGTTTCTGCTCGCTGTGGCAGTGCGTGCTGGAGGACGAACAGGGCCGCCTCGCGCCCCGCCACCGGCGGGTAGAGGGCGTGTTCGACGAATACCCGGACCTGTCCCAGATCGCCGTGGCGCCTGCGCCGGATGAGGCCGGCCGCGTCGCCGTCGCCTGCATCGCTTCGGCGCCCAGCATTCCGCCGCGCATCGTGGCGGGCCGGCTTGCTCCGGACAAGGAGGCGGAGGGCCCAGCGCCCCCGACGGTTCTCCGGGGACCCGCGGCCCTCATCGTGCGCCGGAGCCAGTGGGAGAACTTCGAGCCGGGCGCGCTGGCGCAGCCCCGGCCGGTGCAGTGGACTTCCGCCGGCGGCGCCACGGTGTACGGGTTGTACTATGCGCCCACCAACCCGCACTTTACGGCCGAAGGCCTTCCCCCGGCCGTCATCAGCGTGCACGGAGGGCCGACGTCGCAGGCGGTGCCTGAGTTCAACCCGCGGGTCCAATGGTTCGCCACTCGCGGCTACGCCGTGCTGGAAGTCAACTACCGCGGCAGCACCGGCTACGGCCGGGCGTACCGGGAGCAGCTCAAGGGCCGCTGGGGCATTGTGGACGTGGAAGACGCCGTCAGCGGGGCAGAGTTCCTCGTGCGGGAGGGGCTGGCCGACCGCGGGCGGCTGGTCATTATGGGCGGCAGCGCGGGCGGCTACACGGTGCTGCGGGCTCTCATCACGCATCCGGGCTTTTTCAAGGCGGGCCTTTGCCTGTACGGCGTGGCGGACCTGTTCGCGCTGGCGTCCGACACGCACAAGCTGGAGGAGCGCTACACCGACTCGCTGGTCGGGCCGCTGCCCGAGGCGGCGGCGCTGTACCGGGAGCTGTCGCCGGTGTTCCATGCCCGGCGCATCAAAGATCCTGTCGCGATTTTCCAAGGCACCGACGATCCGGTGGTAACCAAGGCGCAGGCCGACGCCTTGGTGGCGGCGCTGAAGGAAAGCGGCGCGCCCTACGAATACCACGTGTACGAAGGCGAAGGGCACGGCTGGAGCAAGCCGGAAACCATTGAGAAGTTCTACGCGGCGGTGGACGCGTTCTTGCGCAAGTACGTGGTGTTCGCATGA
- a CDS encoding amino acid decarboxylase, with protein MDRLEPMRPLGDWTPEEMEQAGREVLAAVKKYIAELEETPVLPDIGAAELRRLLDDPLPQEPQSFSDIVADTQRRIIPHLTLWNHPRFFAYFPVGSSGPGAMADLLASTLNINGMLWKTAPAAAALEEVVLRWLAEMIGYDVNADGVLVNGASLASFYALAAAREAAGLDVRMKGMAGRDLPRLRVYASEHAHSSIDKAVIALGIGLENLVKIETDASHRLDPAALRRLVQADVERGYKPLAAVAVVGTTSTGAVDPVEDLAAVCREYGMWLHVDAAYGGFYNIVPSVREQVARLRGELAAADSVVVNPHKVLFTPLEVTALFSRRKGVLKQTFSLVPEYLRTYDPDEVVNPMDFSLQLGRNFRALKVWWVIRAFGLSGLRARMEHQLELAAWLRRQIDAHPDFETLDAMTAARRKTSAGAVGEGSAPPFSPYPLVCFRAFPRAWRERLAPGESASGKGGLEPTAVARAVDRLNEALLQRVNSRRDHFISHTVVREGYLLRAAVGNIRTEFRHVESLWQTIQESLAQLPQALEDWI; from the coding sequence ATGGATCGCTTGGAGCCGATGCGGCCGCTGGGCGACTGGACGCCGGAGGAGATGGAACAGGCGGGCCGGGAAGTGCTGGCGGCGGTGAAGAAGTACATCGCCGAGCTGGAGGAGACGCCCGTCCTGCCTGACATCGGCGCGGCGGAACTGCGGCGGCTGCTGGACGATCCGCTGCCGCAGGAGCCCCAGTCGTTTTCCGACATCGTGGCCGACACCCAGCGCCGCATCATTCCCCACCTGACGCTCTGGAATCATCCTCGCTTCTTCGCGTATTTCCCCGTGGGCAGCAGTGGGCCCGGCGCCATGGCCGACCTCTTGGCGTCGACGCTTAACATCAACGGCATGCTGTGGAAGACGGCGCCGGCGGCCGCGGCGCTGGAGGAAGTGGTGCTGCGCTGGCTGGCGGAGATGATCGGCTACGACGTGAACGCCGACGGCGTGCTGGTCAACGGGGCGTCGCTGGCGTCGTTTTACGCGCTGGCCGCGGCCCGGGAAGCGGCGGGCCTCGATGTCCGGATGAAGGGGATGGCCGGCCGCGACTTGCCGCGCCTTCGGGTGTACGCGTCGGAGCACGCGCACAGCTCCATCGACAAGGCGGTCATCGCCCTCGGCATCGGCCTGGAGAACCTGGTCAAGATCGAGACGGACGCGAGCCACCGCCTCGATCCCGCCGCGTTGCGGCGGCTGGTGCAGGCGGACGTGGAGCGGGGCTACAAGCCGCTGGCGGCCGTGGCCGTCGTCGGAACCACCTCGACGGGGGCGGTGGACCCGGTGGAGGACCTCGCGGCCGTCTGCCGGGAGTACGGTATGTGGCTGCACGTGGATGCAGCCTACGGCGGCTTCTACAACATCGTCCCCTCGGTGCGCGAGCAGGTGGCGCGGCTGCGCGGGGAGCTGGCGGCGGCCGACTCCGTCGTCGTCAACCCGCACAAAGTACTGTTCACGCCGCTCGAAGTGACGGCGCTTTTTTCGCGGCGCAAAGGCGTGCTGAAGCAGACGTTCTCGCTGGTGCCCGAGTACCTGCGCACCTACGATCCGGACGAAGTCGTCAATCCGATGGACTTTTCGCTCCAGCTGGGCCGCAATTTCCGGGCGCTGAAGGTGTGGTGGGTGATTCGCGCCTTCGGCCTCAGCGGGCTGCGGGCGCGCATGGAGCACCAGTTGGAACTGGCCGCGTGGCTGCGGCGGCAAATCGACGCGCACCCGGACTTCGAGACGCTGGACGCGATGACGGCGGCGCGCCGGAAGACGAGCGCGGGCGCGGTCGGGGAGGGGTCGGCGCCGCCGTTTTCTCCGTATCCGCTCGTCTGTTTCCGTGCATTCCCCCGGGCCTGGCGGGAGCGGCTCGCGCCCGGAGAAAGTGCGTCCGGCAAAGGGGGCTTGGAACCGACCGCCGTCGCCCGGGCCGTGGACCGGCTCAACGAGGCGCTCCTGCAGCGCGTCAACAGCCGCCGGGACCACTTCATCTCGCACACGGTCGTGCGCGAAGGTTACCTTTTGCGGGCGGCGGTAGGCAACATCCGCACCGAGTTCCGCCACGTGGAGTCGCTGTGGCAGACCATCCAGGAGAGCCTGGCCCAGCTGCCGCAGGCGCTGGAAGACTGGATTTAA